A window from Pagrus major chromosome 4, Pma_NU_1.0 encodes these proteins:
- the LOC140994192 gene encoding immunoglobulin superfamily containing leucine-rich repeat protein 2-like, producing MAAADLIYFTLWIAAVFTTAPGCPEICSCSDKYTRHFAECSYKDLTEVPDGLPPNVTTVSLSANRITLIPLGSFDNVTRVTSLWMAHNKIVSIEQGTLAPLVHLRNFDISYNRIVDFPWEDLQNLTDLQLLKMNHNEMVHLPRDAFSNLKELNSLRLNNNKFITIADGTFDGLVSLSHLQIHANPFACTCSLDWFRDWISKATITVPDKNLIVCESPEKLRGQMIGKLPESKCTSPKVTIETEPDFHNTSLREGNTLVLACEFTGNPQPLVMWSIRSKSRKQELALSFTEEDSAESNEVSLLANNAVRVFNNGTLIISHIRKDDSGNYSCSATNEFGRAEDSVSVTVVASPKPTPKKQLTTTPSYTKTHPSLHQTTGKTSAFDSVRLPDLKRKDIMNTVPTFPPTAVINSKSSEEATRYPSRASKCGVTANTRYISSHVFNGSLDDIKQYTFDFGVIALGVSETEATVRLNPLLIPRDKSAKRAATTPDTSESVQDSEENEDLSDIPEKVHLNGLYLCVTADRKHAAVQWSRIKEGVNTYLFSGLRPGTNYSLCLTYRGEDCEVQVLFTTRRRVPNLLIIISVSICLLTVSTVPLLGATCFHLVYKYRSKTYKLILKAKDQYHMERNFTANFNIHAPHTESQRKINGSQLDEEEGETESADGDKEADTEESVMTESFSLSQCRGNLDNCEVGSEYSDRLPLGAEAVNIISNYKYPNQ from the coding sequence ATGGCTGCCGCAGACCTTATATACTTCACTCTGTGGATCGCCGCAGTCTTCACCACTGCACCTGGGTGCCCCGAGATCTGTTCCTGCTCAGATAAATACACCCGTCATTTTGCTGAGTGCTCCTACAAAGACTTAACTGAAGTCCCAGATGGCTTGCCTCCTAACGTTACCACTGTGAGTCTCTCGGCTAACAGGATCACTTTGATACCGTTGGGAAGCTTTGACAATGTCACCCGGGTAACGTCGCTGTGGATGGCCCACAATAAGATCGTCTCCATCGAACAAGGCACCCTCGCTCCTCTGGTTCATCTGCGTAACTTTGACATCAGCTACAATAGAATCGTAGACTTTCCGTGGGAGGATCTGCAGAacctcacagacctgcagctgtTGAAGATGAACCACAATGAGATGGTCCACCTGCCGAGGGACGCCTTCTCCAACCTCAAAGAGCTGAATTCCCTGcgactcaacaacaacaaattcatAACTATAGCAGATGGGACGTTTGACGGTTTGGTGTCTTTGTCCCATTTGCAGATCCACGCAAATCCTTTTGCGTGCACCTGCTCCCTCGACTGGTTCAGAGACTGGATTTCAAAAGCCACCATCACAGTCCCGGATAAAAATTTGATCGTTTGCGAATCTCCAGAGAAACTTAGAGGTCAGATGATCGGAAAATTGCCTGAATCAAAGTGCACAAGCCCAAAAGTCACAATAGAGACGGAGCCGGACTTTCATAACACATCTTTACGTGAGGGCAACACTCTGGTCTTGGCTTGCGAGTTCACAGGAAACCCACAGCCACTCGTCATGTGGAGTATTCgcagcaaaagcaggaaacaagaGCTGGCCTTGTCGTTCACTGAGGAAGACTCGGCAGAATCAAATGAGGTCTCCTTGCTCGCCAACAATGCTGTCAGAGTCTTTAATAATGGGACTCTTATCATTTCACACATCAGGAAAGACGACAGCGGCAACTACAGCTGCTCGGCCACTAATGAATTTGGACGAGCTGAGGATTCAGTGTCGGTGACGGTGGTGGCTTCACCAAAACCAACGCccaaaaaacaactgacaacaACACCTTCTTACACTAAAACACACCCATCTTTACACCAAACAACAGGCAAAACATCTGCTTTTGATTCTGTGCGTCTCCCtgatttaaagagaaaagacatcaTGAACACCGTGCCCACTTTCCCGCCCACTGCAGTGATCAATTCGAAGTCTTCTGAGGAGGCGACAAGGTATCCATCACGTGCTAGTAAATGTGGCGTGACGGCTAATACGAGATACATTTCTAGCCACGTCTTTAACGGGAGCCTGGACGATATCAAGCAGTACACATTTGACTTTGGCGTCATTGCATTAGGCGTGTCAGAAACAGAGGCGACAGTGCGACTCAATCCTCTTCTCATACCCAGAGACAAGAGCGCCAAGCGGGCTGCCACCACACCTGACACGTCAGAGAGCGTCCAAGACAGCGAAGAGAATGAAGACCTCTCAGACATTCCTGAAAAAGTCCACTTGAATGGCCTGTATCTGTGCGTCACCGCCGACCGAAAACACGCAGCCGTGCAGTGGTCGAGGATCAAAGAGGGTGTCAACACGTATCTGTTCAGTGGTTTGCGTCCTGGCACCAACTACTCCCTGTGTCTGACCTACAGAGGGGAAGACTGTGAGGTCCAGGTGCTGTTCACCACCAGGAGGAGGGTACCCaacctcctcatcatcatctcgGTCAGCATCTGCCTCCTCACAGTGTCCACTGTGCCTCTCCTCGGTGCAACATGCTTCCACCTGGTGTACAAATACCGCAGCAAGACCTACAAGCTGATCCTGAAGGCCAAAGACCAGTACCACATGGAGAGGAACTTCACAGCCAACTTTAACATCCACGCGCCTCACACCGAGTCTCAGAGGAAGATCAACGGCAGCCAGctggacgaggaggagggggagacggAGAGTGCAGACGGAGACAAAGAGGCCGATACTGAAGAGAGCGTCATGACCGAGTCCTTCAGTTTGTCTCAGTGCAGGGGGAACTTAGACAACTGTGAGGTAGGATCTGAGTATAGTGACAGGTTACCTCTAGGAGCTGAGGCAGTGAATATTATAAGCAACTACAAATATCCAAATCAGTAA